A part of Pectinatus sottacetonis genomic DNA contains:
- a CDS encoding ribose-phosphate diphosphokinase, protein MILDTDKLCILTGNANPQLAQEVVDYIGVELCHAFVGHFNNGETQVMISESIRGKDVFIIQPTSQPVNDNLMELLIMVDACKRASARNITAVVPYYAYARQDRKTRGREPISAKLVADLMTTAGVDRVVTVDLHAGQIQGFFDIPVDHLAAAPVLAKYVREKNLTNIVVVSPDLGGVTRARNLADRLGAPIAIIEKRRPMPGKAEVMNLIGEVEGKDAIIIDDIVDTAGSLCEGAKALKNRGVKSIHACCTHGILSDPAIQRIDDSPIDELIITNTIPLPKDKHSSKIISLSMAPAIGEAIARIYTQTSVSKLFDMENAVQTKV, encoded by the coding sequence ATGATTTTGGACACAGACAAGCTATGTATTCTTACTGGTAATGCCAACCCTCAGCTGGCACAAGAGGTAGTAGATTATATAGGAGTCGAATTATGCCATGCGTTTGTGGGACATTTTAACAATGGGGAAACACAGGTAATGATCAGTGAAAGTATCCGAGGAAAGGATGTTTTTATTATACAGCCAACCAGTCAGCCTGTGAATGACAATCTTATGGAACTGCTTATAATGGTAGATGCGTGCAAGAGGGCATCAGCACGCAATATAACAGCAGTTGTACCATATTACGCTTATGCACGGCAGGATAGGAAGACCCGGGGTCGTGAACCTATATCAGCTAAATTAGTAGCTGATTTAATGACTACAGCTGGTGTTGACAGAGTTGTTACAGTAGATTTACATGCTGGTCAGATACAGGGATTTTTTGATATTCCGGTAGATCATTTGGCAGCTGCGCCGGTTCTGGCAAAATATGTCAGGGAAAAAAATTTAACAAATATAGTTGTAGTCTCACCTGATCTTGGCGGTGTTACACGGGCCCGTAATTTGGCTGACAGATTGGGTGCGCCAATAGCTATTATCGAAAAAAGACGTCCTATGCCGGGCAAAGCTGAAGTTATGAATCTTATCGGTGAAGTAGAAGGAAAAGATGCTATTATAATTGATGATATTGTTGACACCGCTGGTTCATTATGCGAAGGGGCAAAAGCATTAAAAAATCGAGGTGTAAAATCCATTCATGCCTGCTGTACCCATGGCATTTTGAGTGATCCGGCAATTCAGCGTATTGATGATTCACCTATTGATGAGCTTATTATAACTAATACTATTCCATTGCCTAAAGATAAACATTCTAGTAAAATTATATCATTATCAATGGCTCCAGCTATTGGTGAAGCTATTGCGCGTATATATACACAGACTTCTGTAAGTAAATTATTTGATATGGAAAATGCTGTACAGACTAAAGTTTAA
- the glmU gene encoding bifunctional UDP-N-acetylglucosamine diphosphorylase/glucosamine-1-phosphate N-acetyltransferase GlmU gives MSSGEFSTVILAAGKGTRMKSNIPKVLHHIGGKPMLQHVIDAAIGAGAVKNIVVVGFGRDEVKAAVGNTARVVVQEEQLGTGHAVLQAKPLINENDTVMVLCGDTPLLTAKMLKKFYDAHKKEKAQASVLTAVMPDPKGYGRVIRDFNGYVKKIVEHKDATTAERAVTEVNTGIYCFEAKTLFAALKKVGNNNAQGEYYLPDVLEIIRDQGKKISAAAVKSYEATLGINSRQQLAEAERILHRRKNRQLMADGVTIMDPATTYIDVDVTIGQDTVIYPSTWIQGNSTVGSNCEIGPCSRFTDINIGDKAVVTFTYAHECEIGAEATVGPYVHLRPHTKVADKVHIGNFVEVKNSNIGEKTKLPHLSYIGDSDIGSGVNMGCGTITVNYDGKKKYRTTIENDAFVGCNSNLVAPVKVGEGAYVGAGSTITKDIPAGELAVGRARQTNIPKWRDKRK, from the coding sequence TTGAGTAGTGGGGAATTTTCTACCGTAATATTAGCAGCTGGCAAGGGAACACGTATGAAGTCAAATATACCAAAGGTCCTGCACCATATAGGAGGCAAACCGATGCTGCAGCATGTTATTGATGCAGCTATTGGGGCTGGAGCGGTAAAAAATATAGTCGTTGTCGGATTTGGCCGGGATGAGGTTAAAGCTGCTGTCGGGAATACAGCACGTGTCGTTGTTCAGGAGGAGCAACTGGGTACTGGACATGCAGTACTGCAGGCAAAACCATTGATAAATGAAAATGATACAGTGATGGTTTTGTGTGGGGATACACCTTTGCTGACGGCGAAGATGCTAAAAAAATTTTATGATGCCCATAAAAAAGAAAAAGCCCAGGCATCAGTATTAACTGCTGTTATGCCTGATCCTAAAGGCTATGGACGTGTCATAAGAGATTTTAATGGCTATGTTAAGAAAATCGTTGAACATAAAGATGCTACGACAGCAGAACGGGCAGTAACCGAAGTAAATACGGGTATATACTGTTTTGAAGCGAAGACATTATTTGCTGCATTGAAAAAAGTAGGCAATAATAATGCCCAGGGAGAATATTATTTACCAGACGTGTTAGAAATTATTAGAGATCAGGGAAAGAAAATAAGTGCAGCAGCAGTAAAAAGCTATGAAGCTACATTAGGAATAAATTCACGACAGCAGTTAGCTGAAGCCGAAAGAATATTACATCGGCGAAAAAACAGGCAGCTTATGGCAGACGGTGTAACAATAATGGATCCGGCTACTACATATATAGATGTGGATGTGACAATAGGGCAAGATACAGTTATTTACCCGTCTACATGGATACAGGGTAATTCCACTGTAGGCAGCAATTGTGAAATAGGGCCGTGTAGCAGATTTACTGATATTAATATTGGTGATAAAGCTGTAGTTACATTTACCTATGCACATGAATGTGAAATTGGGGCAGAAGCAACTGTGGGTCCTTATGTACACTTACGGCCGCATACTAAAGTTGCTGATAAAGTCCATATAGGCAATTTTGTTGAAGTGAAAAATTCTAATATAGGTGAAAAGACTAAACTGCCACACCTGAGTTACATTGGAGACAGTGATATTGGGTCGGGTGTAAATATGGGGTGTGGAACTATAACCGTGAATTATGATGGGAAGAAAAAGTATCGGACAACGATAGAAAATGATGCTTTCGTAGGTTGTAATTCTAATTTAGTAGCTCCGGTAAAAGTAGGAGAAGGCGCTTATGTAGGAGCAGGTTCTACTATTACGAAAGATATTCCAGCAGGTGAGCTTGCTGTAGGAAGAGCCAGGCAAACAAATATACCTAAATGGCGTGATAAAAGAAAATAA
- a CDS encoding GntR family transcriptional regulator, with protein MPIKLDSYQPLREVVFETLRNAIRTGLLKPGQRLMEIHLAEKLGVSRTPVREAIRKLELEGYVIMMPRRGTYVANLSIRDVNEVFEIRTALDSLASGLAAERISEDELEELQRLLVQIGEYIEENNMNKIVEIDTKFHDLLYKASRNNRLVGIISNLREQLTRFRTKSMSYPGRLRETLEEHRRIVDTIAQGNVSDAQKAAEKHMEKSEQTLLKSMEDMKQDVKNKKKESE; from the coding sequence ATGCCAATAAAGCTTGATAGTTACCAGCCGTTGCGTGAAGTGGTATTTGAAACTTTGCGTAATGCTATCAGGACAGGGCTGTTAAAACCCGGACAAAGGCTTATGGAAATACATTTAGCAGAAAAACTTGGAGTCAGCCGTACTCCGGTGCGGGAAGCTATAAGAAAACTGGAATTGGAAGGGTATGTAATAATGATGCCGCGTCGGGGAACTTATGTGGCTAATTTGTCAATACGTGATGTAAATGAAGTTTTTGAAATACGCACGGCATTGGACTCTTTAGCCAGTGGGCTGGCAGCTGAACGGATTTCGGAAGATGAGCTGGAAGAGTTACAGAGATTATTAGTTCAGATTGGTGAGTATATTGAAGAAAATAACATGAATAAAATAGTAGAAATTGATACTAAGTTTCATGATTTATTATATAAAGCAAGCCGAAATAATCGTTTAGTAGGAATTATTTCCAATCTGCGGGAACAGCTTACACGTTTTCGGACAAAATCAATGTCGTATCCAGGACGGTTACGGGAAACTTTGGAGGAACATCGCCGGATAGTGGATACTATTGCCCAGGGCAATGTTTCAGATGCGCAAAAAGCAGCGGAAAAGCATATGGAAAAATCAGAACAGACTTTATTGAAAAGTATGGAAGATATGAAGCAAGATGTGAAAAACAAAAAAAAGGAAAGTGAATAA
- the ispE gene encoding 4-(cytidine 5'-diphospho)-2-C-methyl-D-erythritol kinase: protein MLTVTANSKINLTLDVLGKRDDNYHDVEMIMQSINLSDKLVIEKSDICDIIIDCSIPGVKSKQDNLIYKAAKLFLEKYKITSGVKFTLEKNIPVAAGLAGGSADAAAALYGLNKLFGLKKSRIELCSIAASLGSDIPFCLIGGTMLAQGRGEKITSMPSWGNGAFVIVKPPVSVSTAWVYGQYKETKIKDHPHASVMIEALKAKNLDDICKSLGNVLESVTITKFPQLAEYKSKLCRYGAKAALMSGSGPSIFAICENIAKAEKIAEKMNHEYCDMDIYVASAVSVGCSADK, encoded by the coding sequence TTGCTGACGGTTACTGCTAATAGCAAAATTAATTTAACACTGGATGTTTTAGGTAAACGCGATGATAATTATCATGATGTAGAAATGATAATGCAGTCTATAAATCTTAGTGACAAACTTGTAATTGAAAAAAGTGATATTTGCGATATAATAATTGATTGTTCTATACCGGGAGTTAAAAGTAAACAAGACAACCTTATATATAAGGCAGCAAAATTATTTTTAGAAAAATATAAGATTACTTCTGGTGTAAAATTTACTTTAGAAAAAAATATACCGGTAGCAGCGGGATTGGCGGGCGGCAGTGCCGATGCAGCAGCGGCTTTATATGGACTTAATAAATTGTTTGGGTTGAAGAAATCTCGGATTGAGCTATGTAGTATAGCTGCTTCACTGGGGTCAGATATTCCCTTTTGCCTTATTGGAGGCACAATGCTTGCTCAAGGCCGGGGGGAGAAAATAACTTCTATGCCGTCTTGGGGAAATGGTGCTTTTGTAATAGTTAAACCACCAGTAAGTGTTTCAACTGCATGGGTGTATGGGCAGTATAAAGAAACTAAGATAAAAGATCATCCTCATGCGTCTGTGATGATAGAAGCATTAAAAGCTAAAAATCTTGATGATATTTGTAAATCATTGGGAAATGTCCTGGAAAGTGTGACTATTACTAAGTTTCCACAACTGGCTGAATACAAGAGTAAGTTGTGCAGATATGGGGCGAAGGCGGCATTAATGTCCGGTAGTGGACCAAGTATTTTTGCAATATGTGAAAACATTGCAAAAGCAGAGAAAATTGCAGAAAAAATGAACCATGAGTATTGTGATATGGATATATATGTTGCGTCAGCAGTATCTGTGGGATGCAGTGCAGATAAGTAG
- a CDS encoding heavy metal translocating P-type ATPase, protein MLQQNFYIANIENQTDINNIESIINNIPGIDAASIDIHTKELKILLSHYVDKNIVIYAADQAGYKLTFLSAKKFNTIRQMVAAALMSIICFIVLLAINSVTTLRSSPFFIADYLHNPQIFTISNFSLVILLLLINYRYYMISVNAMAAKKIHRYLLLSLSTFALLILAIYDTFSHNTFLPADSLYLESIALLLTFSTIMELYTAYAKKIFWQLNPASIDKLPDFVNILDPISGEKTKIPIEEISSATTLLIGPNDTLPADGKIIAGNASINESILTGKKTPVKKGIDDRVYAFTVNTSGTFQYQADNTGSATLALQLCTFAHNAQFSALSTADSSHKLSHIMLIIALLAAIIMSIYWAVTGKPLSFIITVFSTILITAYPYGIDLSAKLPAMSAIKRCFRAGVFLKDSSVFEQSYHLDTLIFAKTGILTKGQPRVTGLYPEGLSPKVLLSLAASAEASLNHLLSRSILASAAKNRVQLQRISSAQLIRGKGVEALINREIIRVGKLSWLKDEGVEVSNELQAKALQAANEGNTPLFIALDKYCHGVIVINDPLNHNIKDVLHALKNTAVIIFTGDNRLTTKNLAAKAGINQIRCELSAADKAKEISLLHTHGLTISMISNDMNDDAALTAADIGIAFDNYAISSIKAANVIIFADNLPLISDTINFSRKIIHQTKQNIILAAICNLFCILTAAGLFYPWSQQLLNPLVAVLTIMPVPIFITTRALYVHFHHKQV, encoded by the coding sequence ATGTTGCAGCAAAATTTTTATATTGCCAATATTGAAAATCAGACTGACATCAATAATATTGAAAGTATAATAAACAACATTCCTGGTATAGATGCTGCTTCAATCGACATACATACGAAAGAACTCAAAATATTATTATCCCATTATGTAGATAAAAACATTGTTATCTATGCGGCAGACCAAGCCGGGTATAAACTCACATTCTTATCTGCTAAAAAATTTAATACAATCAGACAGATGGTTGCTGCTGCCCTTATGTCTATAATATGTTTTATTGTCTTATTAGCCATAAATTCTGTTACAACTTTGAGATCATCACCATTTTTTATCGCGGACTATCTGCATAATCCCCAAATATTTACTATAAGCAATTTTTCCTTAGTAATATTGCTATTGCTTATAAATTACCGTTACTATATGATAAGTGTCAATGCTATGGCTGCAAAGAAAATACACCGATATCTTCTGCTGAGTTTAAGTACATTTGCTCTTTTAATACTTGCTATCTATGATACTTTTTCCCATAACACATTTTTACCCGCTGACAGCCTGTATCTTGAATCCATTGCACTACTGTTGACATTTTCTACCATAATGGAATTATATACTGCATATGCTAAAAAAATTTTTTGGCAACTGAATCCTGCTTCAATTGATAAACTGCCTGACTTTGTAAATATACTTGACCCTATATCAGGTGAAAAAACAAAAATTCCTATAGAAGAAATTTCTTCTGCTACTACCCTGCTTATTGGCCCAAATGACACACTTCCAGCAGATGGCAAAATTATAGCGGGAAATGCATCTATCAATGAATCTATTTTAACCGGCAAAAAAACTCCTGTAAAAAAGGGGATCGATGACAGGGTTTATGCTTTTACTGTCAATACATCCGGTACTTTTCAATATCAAGCCGATAATACAGGTTCTGCTACACTAGCGTTGCAGCTTTGTACTTTTGCCCATAATGCTCAATTTTCAGCCCTATCTACTGCAGATAGTTCCCATAAATTATCTCATATCATGCTGATTATTGCCTTGTTAGCAGCTATAATAATGTCCATTTACTGGGCTGTTACTGGTAAGCCCCTTTCCTTTATAATTACTGTATTTTCCACAATATTAATTACAGCATATCCATATGGCATCGACCTATCAGCAAAATTACCAGCTATGTCTGCCATAAAGCGGTGTTTTAGGGCAGGTGTTTTTCTTAAAGATTCCTCTGTATTTGAACAATCCTACCATCTTGATACTTTAATATTTGCTAAAACAGGAATATTAACAAAAGGCCAGCCTCGTGTTACCGGTTTATATCCTGAAGGACTATCACCTAAGGTTCTACTCTCATTAGCTGCTAGCGCTGAAGCATCTCTAAATCATTTGCTAAGCCGTTCCATTCTTGCCTCTGCTGCCAAAAACAGAGTTCAATTACAACGTATATCATCAGCACAATTAATAAGAGGAAAGGGCGTAGAAGCTTTAATAAACCGAGAAATTATTCGTGTAGGAAAACTTTCCTGGCTGAAAGATGAGGGTGTTGAAGTGAGTAATGAACTCCAAGCAAAAGCTCTGCAAGCTGCCAATGAGGGAAACACACCTTTATTTATTGCTCTAGATAAATATTGCCACGGAGTTATCGTTATCAATGACCCACTCAATCACAATATTAAAGATGTTCTTCATGCACTGAAAAACACAGCTGTTATTATATTTACAGGCGATAACAGACTTACTACTAAAAACCTTGCCGCTAAGGCTGGTATAAACCAAATACGCTGCGAATTATCAGCAGCAGATAAAGCCAAGGAAATTTCCCTACTGCATACTCACGGATTAACTATCAGCATGATCAGCAATGATATGAATGACGATGCTGCTCTTACTGCCGCTGATATCGGAATTGCTTTTGATAACTACGCTATAAGTTCTATCAAGGCTGCAAACGTTATTATTTTTGCCGATAATCTCCCGCTCATCTCAGATACTATTAATTTTAGCCGTAAAATAATCCACCAGACAAAACAAAATATCATTTTAGCTGCCATCTGTAATCTTTTTTGTATACTAACAGCTGCCGGCTTATTCTATCCTTGGAGCCAACAACTACTCAATCCATTAGTTGCTGTATTAACTATTATGCCTGTTCCTATTTTTATAACAACTCGGGCATTATATGTGCACTTTCACCATAAACAAGTATAA
- a CDS encoding heavy-metal-associated domain-containing protein yields MLKIYIKNMDSSHSMSRIIAALGDLEGMHKIQEANLAENYISVECSTNENTLRAAIKDEGYNVTKIEEY; encoded by the coding sequence ATGTTGAAAATTTATATTAAAAACATGGACAGCAGTCATAGTATGTCTCGTATCATTGCTGCCCTGGGCGATCTTGAAGGAATGCATAAAATCCAGGAAGCAAATTTAGCTGAAAATTATATATCTGTCGAGTGTAGTACGAATGAAAATACCTTGCGTGCCGCAATAAAAGATGAAGGTTATAATGTAACTAAAATAGAAGAATATTAA
- the dhaM gene encoding dihydroxyacetone kinase phosphoryl donor subunit DhaM — protein sequence MVGIIIVSHSLKAAEGIKEIAVEMAKPDQPISAVGGTTDGKLGIDLDRVEDAIEKMDEKDGMILFVDLGSAIICGDMIRNNKKINKKNVYIANAPILEGTVIATIEASLGSSVEKVLEVAEEAGKLPKFNF from the coding sequence ATGGTAGGAATCATAATAGTATCACATAGTTTAAAAGCAGCAGAAGGAATAAAAGAAATCGCGGTAGAAATGGCAAAACCAGATCAGCCTATAAGTGCTGTGGGTGGAACTACTGACGGAAAACTGGGAATAGATCTTGATAGAGTGGAAGATGCTATTGAAAAAATGGATGAGAAAGATGGAATGATTTTATTTGTAGATCTAGGAAGTGCTATAATTTGTGGTGATATGATAAGAAATAATAAAAAAATAAATAAGAAAAATGTTTACATAGCAAATGCACCTATCTTAGAAGGTACTGTAATTGCAACTATAGAAGCATCTTTAGGCAGCTCGGTGGAAAAAGTTTTAGAAGTGGCAGAAGAAGCGGGTAAGTTGCCTAAGTTTAATTTTTAA
- a CDS encoding VOC family protein, with translation MNFKFAHNNINVLDLKKSIDFYKEAFGLTEIRRKETDNFILSYLSDGQGCHELELTWLKNRKEKYNLGDNETHLAFSVDNFKAAHELHKRMNCICYENKDMGIYFISDPDGYWSEIIPANK, from the coding sequence ATGAATTTCAAATTTGCCCATAATAATATCAATGTCCTGGATCTAAAAAAATCAATTGATTTTTATAAAGAAGCATTTGGTCTGACGGAAATCCGCCGCAAAGAAACCGACAATTTTATACTTTCATATTTAAGCGATGGACAAGGCTGCCACGAATTAGAATTAACCTGGCTTAAAAATCGCAAAGAAAAATATAATTTAGGCGATAATGAAACACATTTGGCTTTTTCTGTTGATAATTTTAAAGCTGCCCATGAGCTACATAAACGAATGAATTGTATTTGTTATGAAAATAAAGACATGGGAATTTATTTTATTTCTGATCCTGATGGCTATTGGTCAGAAATTATCCCTGCAAATAAATAA
- a CDS encoding hexokinase family protein: MDNNKFSAIINTFSTSQQDLMDIAAAVRYDIEEGLKGNTSSLKMLKSYIGLPSGQEEGKYLALDFGGTNLRVVLIELHKNGKFTILKKVAKPLKVAGNYDFVGKGSCAKDMFDFITEIIDEVIEGNKNEEYFLGHTFSFPSSQTNIYNAKLITWTKEFATSGVEGQVVNDLLKESLSRYGFNNVKPIAVINDTVAVLLAAAYKSSDTYIGSIYATGHNTCYFESYPESNSQPMIINLEIGNFYKLAVNKYDTILNNNSELPDHQRLEKMVSGRYIGELFSYCLQDGLQLEKLPDFTSIDLSTILNDNSTTLNDVKTLITNHLSIELSTENARLIQTLAQNIVSRSARIVAATYCGILWHIFPNNIPRHNIVIDGSLFEKMPTVTDNMHEALHQVLGSDSAGINLVLENGGSILGAALAAAMSK; the protein is encoded by the coding sequence ATGGATAATAATAAATTTTCAGCTATAATAAATACTTTTTCCACTTCCCAGCAGGATCTTATGGATATAGCTGCCGCTGTACGATATGACATTGAAGAAGGGCTCAAGGGAAATACATCTTCATTAAAAATGCTAAAATCCTATATTGGTCTGCCTTCCGGTCAGGAAGAAGGTAAATATCTCGCACTCGATTTTGGTGGAACAAATTTACGCGTAGTATTAATAGAACTACATAAAAATGGTAAATTTACTATATTAAAAAAAGTGGCTAAACCATTAAAAGTTGCTGGAAACTATGACTTTGTCGGCAAAGGATCATGTGCGAAAGATATGTTTGATTTTATAACTGAAATCATTGATGAAGTAATTGAAGGCAATAAAAATGAAGAATATTTTTTAGGACATACTTTCTCTTTCCCTTCAAGCCAAACTAATATTTATAACGCAAAATTAATAACATGGACTAAGGAATTTGCCACCAGCGGTGTTGAAGGACAGGTAGTTAATGACTTATTAAAAGAATCCCTGTCCAGATATGGTTTTAATAACGTAAAACCCATTGCGGTAATAAATGATACTGTTGCTGTACTATTAGCTGCCGCTTACAAATCTTCTGACACATATATCGGCTCGATATATGCTACAGGACATAATACGTGTTATTTTGAATCATATCCTGAAAGTAACAGCCAGCCTATGATAATTAATTTGGAAATAGGTAATTTTTATAAGCTTGCTGTAAATAAATATGATACTATACTTAACAATAATTCCGAACTACCTGACCATCAAAGACTAGAAAAAATGGTTTCAGGCCGCTATATCGGTGAGCTATTTTCTTACTGTTTACAAGATGGTTTACAATTAGAAAAACTGCCTGATTTTACAAGTATTGATCTATCTACCATTCTCAATGATAACTCAACCACTTTAAATGATGTGAAAACATTAATAACAAATCATTTATCCATAGAATTATCTACCGAAAATGCCCGCTTAATACAGACACTTGCTCAGAATATAGTAAGCCGGTCAGCCCGTATTGTTGCTGCAACCTATTGCGGCATATTATGGCATATTTTCCCAAATAATATTCCCAGACATAACATTGTCATTGACGGTTCTTTATTTGAAAAAATGCCTACAGTTACTGACAATATGCATGAGGCACTTCATCAGGTATTGGGAAGTGACTCTGCTGGTATTAACCTGGTATTGGAAAATGGCGGATCAATATTAGGTGCTGCCCTAGCCGCTGCCATGAGTAAATAA
- the rpoN gene encoding RNA polymerase factor sigma-54, with the protein MKQDLSLHIKQKMVMTPKMQQSVKILQMSSQELHETIEQEYNENPTLEFDESTGNTDQLSDEKIAADDINNLAEFLNDRSSNTHSVSHDGYDFKQLPAPGSSLADMLHEQAGFTFTNYTEQHIADYIIGCIDGRGYLTISTKEIALSTNTAESFVIDVLQRIQSFDPIGVGARDLSECLRLQARYSGIYHGLIAVIIDKHLHDLAKNQIKKIAQQENTSINAVQTAVDKIKHLDPKPGSSYSDEQPKLIIPDVTVRKIDNDYIVFVNEYTVPSLRISDLYRNTHDMDVPTKKYVEQRVNSAIWLINSIEQRRRTLYNVSAKIIFYQKDFFDKGNAFLHPLSMKLIADKLDIHESTVSRAIANKYMETPHGIISIRSFFNTGITANAAGEELIAGQIKNIIRGFIDKENNRNPLSDQKICDLLKQQDINISRRTVMKYREQLGYPSSTNRKQYK; encoded by the coding sequence ATGAAACAAGATTTGTCACTTCACATAAAACAAAAAATGGTCATGACCCCTAAAATGCAACAATCTGTCAAAATTCTTCAAATGTCATCACAAGAACTTCACGAAACAATAGAACAGGAATACAATGAAAATCCTACGCTGGAATTTGATGAATCAACTGGCAACACTGATCAATTAAGTGATGAAAAAATAGCTGCTGATGACATAAACAATCTTGCTGAATTTCTTAATGACCGCTCTAGCAACACTCACTCAGTTTCTCATGATGGCTACGATTTTAAACAATTGCCTGCTCCCGGTAGTAGTCTTGCCGATATGCTCCATGAACAGGCCGGTTTTACTTTTACCAACTATACCGAACAGCATATTGCTGATTATATAATCGGTTGTATCGATGGGCGTGGTTATCTTACCATTTCAACTAAAGAAATAGCTCTGTCAACAAATACTGCTGAATCTTTTGTTATAGATGTGCTGCAGCGTATCCAGTCATTTGACCCCATTGGCGTCGGCGCACGTGATTTATCTGAATGTTTACGTTTGCAAGCCCGCTATTCAGGTATATATCATGGCCTTATTGCTGTAATAATTGATAAACATCTCCATGATCTTGCTAAAAATCAAATAAAAAAAATAGCCCAGCAGGAAAACACTTCTATTAATGCCGTTCAAACCGCAGTTGATAAAATAAAACATTTAGATCCCAAACCAGGTTCTTCTTACAGTGATGAACAACCAAAATTGATTATTCCCGATGTTACTGTACGAAAAATTGATAATGACTATATCGTATTTGTCAATGAATACACTGTTCCCAGCTTACGTATAAGTGATCTTTATCGCAATACTCATGATATGGATGTACCGACAAAAAAATACGTAGAACAGCGTGTTAATTCCGCTATATGGCTTATAAACAGTATTGAGCAGCGGCGGCGGACTTTATACAACGTTTCTGCTAAAATTATTTTTTACCAAAAAGATTTTTTTGATAAGGGAAATGCTTTCCTTCATCCCTTATCAATGAAATTGATTGCGGATAAGTTAGATATTCACGAATCAACAGTTAGCCGTGCTATTGCCAATAAATATATGGAAACTCCACATGGTATCATAAGTATACGAAGTTTTTTTAATACCGGTATTACCGCAAATGCTGCCGGAGAAGAATTAATTGCCGGACAAATAAAAAATATTATAAGGGGATTTATCGATAAAGAAAACAATAGAAATCCGCTGAGTGACCAAAAAATATGTGATCTTTTAAAACAGCAGGATATAAATATTTCACGCCGTACTGTAATGAAATATCGCGAGCAACTCGGCTATCCATCATCTACTAATAGAAAACAATATAAATAA
- a CDS encoding methyl-accepting chemotaxis protein → MNYPDSVKSNEDILNAFKIVMPYIKQIVREDLVMGLTDLQEYIGYEKGKSFEIDLHPGKPVTPVIKKCIDGKKVVRQDIDATVYGVPIKAIFAPIYGINNEVIGTISTGIDMESSLDLIKSVKDVVNSTQTAYQSIEQVANSASELAKSGQGSITQATNLKEKSGETAKVIEFINNIAQQTNLLGLNAAIEAARAGEHGRGFAVVAEEVRKLADQSKNATEQIHSTLEEMNKAVEEIFKSTETVGAISEEQAASTEEITATLAHITKAADHLNSFLEDYK, encoded by the coding sequence ATGAATTATCCGGATAGTGTGAAAAGTAACGAGGATATATTAAATGCTTTTAAAATTGTTATGCCTTACATAAAACAAATTGTTCGTGAAGATTTGGTTATGGGATTGACTGACTTGCAGGAATATATTGGTTATGAAAAAGGGAAAAGTTTTGAAATAGATCTTCATCCGGGTAAACCTGTTACCCCCGTAATAAAAAAATGTATAGATGGGAAAAAGGTTGTACGACAAGATATTGATGCTACTGTTTATGGTGTTCCAATTAAAGCAATTTTTGCCCCTATTTATGGGATAAATAATGAGGTAATAGGAACCATAAGTACAGGTATAGATATGGAATCAAGTCTTGATTTAATAAAATCAGTAAAAGATGTAGTCAATTCAACACAAACAGCATATCAATCTATTGAACAAGTGGCAAATAGTGCTAGTGAACTGGCTAAATCGGGTCAGGGGTCTATTACACAGGCTACTAATTTAAAAGAAAAAAGCGGAGAAACTGCTAAAGTAATAGAATTTATCAATAATATAGCACAGCAGACTAACTTATTGGGACTTAATGCAGCAATTGAAGCGGCTAGGGCTGGTGAACATGGCAGAGGATTTGCCGTAGTTGCCGAAGAAGTACGGAAATTAGCAGATCAGTCTAAAAATGCTACTGAACAGATACATTCTACTTTGGAAGAAATGAACAAGGCTGTAGAAGAAATATTCAAGTCTACTGAGACAGTGGGGGCAATCAGTGAAGAACAAGCGGCATCTACTGAAGAAATAACAGCAACGCTAGCGCATATTACAAAGGCTGCCGACCATTTGAATTCTTTTCTCGAGGATTATAAATAA